In Nostoc sp. CENA543, a single genomic region encodes these proteins:
- a CDS encoding dynamin family protein: MNNKIETDTFINDLDKIAGVRQEISAGLAQMSEILAQAELGSQNTSGALGLSADIENINLAVNNLNQGVFRLLVLGDMKRGKSTFINALIGENVLPNAVNPCTAILTVLRYGENKQVTVNFNDNRQPEQLEFKEFKQKYTIDPKEAKKLEEERKSAFAEVSYAVVEYPLQLLSKGLEIIDSPGLNDTESRNELSLGYINNCHAILFVMRASQPYTLAERRYLENYIKDRGLTVFFIINGWDQIQEGMLDPDDEEELQAAETQLRQVFQTNLAPYCQIKGEDIYSERVFEISAINALRKRIKDQSASLEGTGFPELLRSLNIFLTQDRAIAQLQPAIILARQTYNNIQAAIQRRLSLLTQDVSEMKQRIDSVEPEFQQLAMIRDQFQAEIRATRDIQAKAVAESLRAYILNLGNTFEKDFLAYQPNLELLDFLNKDKRESFNIALQEAFERYTADKIAAWTLTVEQDMNTAFVKLSTSAAKYGASYSQVIDQITDKLSGKEVKFNPKTTKEDNSPIWTKWAMGLLSLSSGNIAGVAMAQAGFDWKNILLNYIAAIGVNSITSTLTGVFLGPVGLAVLGMGIGFLQADQARQKLVQTAQKELMKYLPEAAEAYIPQVRTGVEECFNTYEQEVIEQINKDITQRRTELDNLLQQKTAHEINLTTESQRLEAVTTAIHQQLEQIDQIYQTLS, translated from the coding sequence ATGAACAACAAAATTGAAACTGACACCTTTATTAATGATTTAGATAAAATAGCTGGAGTAAGACAAGAGATATCTGCTGGTTTGGCACAGATGAGTGAAATTCTCGCTCAAGCAGAATTAGGAAGTCAAAATACTTCGGGTGCATTGGGTTTAAGTGCAGATATTGAAAATATCAATTTAGCTGTTAACAATCTCAATCAAGGCGTGTTTCGCTTACTTGTTTTAGGTGACATGAAGCGGGGAAAAAGCACATTTATTAATGCTTTGATTGGGGAAAATGTTCTGCCCAATGCAGTCAATCCCTGTACTGCTATTTTGACAGTTTTACGTTATGGGGAGAACAAACAAGTCACAGTCAATTTTAATGATAACCGCCAGCCAGAACAACTGGAATTTAAAGAATTCAAACAAAAATATACTATTGACCCCAAAGAAGCTAAAAAGCTGGAAGAGGAGAGAAAATCAGCATTTGCAGAGGTAAGCTATGCTGTTGTTGAGTATCCATTACAACTTTTATCGAAAGGTTTAGAAATCATCGATAGCCCAGGACTAAACGATACAGAATCAAGAAACGAATTATCTTTGGGATACATCAATAATTGTCATGCAATATTATTTGTGATGAGGGCTTCTCAGCCTTACACTTTAGCAGAACGCCGCTATCTCGAAAATTATATTAAAGACCGTGGTTTAACGGTGTTCTTTATTATCAACGGTTGGGATCAAATTCAAGAAGGAATGCTAGATCCAGATGACGAAGAAGAACTGCAAGCAGCCGAGACACAATTAAGACAGGTATTCCAAACAAACCTCGCACCATATTGTCAGATTAAAGGTGAAGATATTTATTCTGAGCGCGTTTTTGAAATTTCTGCGATTAATGCCTTAAGAAAAAGAATAAAGGATCAGTCAGCCTCATTAGAGGGTACCGGATTTCCCGAATTATTGCGATCGCTCAATATCTTTTTAACCCAAGATAGGGCGATCGCTCAACTACAACCAGCCATCATCCTAGCGCGTCAGACTTACAATAATATTCAAGCAGCAATTCAACGCCGCCTTTCCCTACTCACCCAAGATGTGAGTGAAATGAAACAGCGCATTGATTCTGTCGAACCAGAATTTCAACAATTGGCGATGATTCGGGATCAATTTCAAGCCGAAATCCGCGCCACCAGAGACATTCAAGCCAAAGCCGTTGCTGAATCCTTACGCGCTTACATTCTCAATTTGGGTAATACCTTTGAAAAAGACTTCTTAGCCTACCAACCGAACTTAGAATTATTGGACTTTCTAAATAAAGATAAACGCGAAAGCTTTAATATCGCCCTCCAAGAAGCATTTGAACGATACACCGCCGATAAAATAGCTGCTTGGACATTGACAGTAGAACAAGACATGAACACCGCATTTGTCAAACTCTCCACCAGTGCAGCAAAATACGGTGCTTCCTACAGCCAAGTCATCGACCAAATTACCGATAAATTATCAGGAAAAGAAGTCAAATTTAATCCCAAAACCACCAAGGAAGACAATTCACCCATTTGGACAAAATGGGCAATGGGATTATTATCATTGTCTAGCGGTAACATTGCAGGCGTAGCAATGGCGCAAGCAGGCTTTGATTGGAAGAATATCCTACTTAACTATATAGCTGCGATCGGGGTAAACAGCATCACCAGCACCCTAACCGGCGTTTTTCTCGGCCCCGTGGGATTAGCTGTTTTGGGAATGGGTATTGGATTTTTGCAAGCAGATCAAGCGAGACAGAAATTAGTGCAAACAGCCCAAAAAGAATTAATGAAATATCTTCCAGAAGCTGCTGAAGCATATATCCCCCAAGTTCGTACAGGTGTGGAAGAATGCTTCAATACCTACGAACAAGAAGTAATTGAGCAAATTAACAAAGATATCACCCAAAGAAGAACCGAATTAGATAACCTACTCCAACAAAAAACAGCCCATGAAATCAACCTCACCACAGAATCCCAACGTCTCGAAGCCGTAACCACAGCCATTCACCAACAACTAGAGCAAATTGACCAAATTTACCAAACATTGTCTTAA
- the glmU gene encoding bifunctional UDP-N-acetylglucosamine diphosphorylase/glucosamine-1-phosphate N-acetyltransferase GlmU, translating to MVVVAVLAAGRGTRMKSSLPKVLHSLGGRTMVERVLACAEPLAPSRRIVIVGYQAEEVKAAIESPELEFVEQTVQLGTGHAIQQLLPHLEGYTGDLLILNGDVPLLRTETLEKLLQTHQANNNAATILTANLANPKGYGRVFCDSNNFVQQMVEDKDCTPLQRQNQRINAGIYCFRWQNLAKVLPNLQANNAQKEYYLTDAVTQVGQVMAVDVEDEQEILGINDRLQLATASEILQRRVKEKWMLAGVTLIDPNSITIDDTVELQPDVVIEPQTHLRGNTVIHSGSRIGPGCLIENSQIGENVTVLYSVITDSIIQAQTKIGPYAHLRGHAEVGNNCRIGNFVELKNTQLGDRTNVAHLSYLGDTTAGSQVNVGAGTITANYDGVKKHRTNIGDRTKTGSNSVLVAPVTLGNDVYVAAGSTVTEDVPDDCLVIARSRQVVKPGWKKGV from the coding sequence ATGGTAGTTGTAGCAGTATTAGCAGCAGGGCGTGGCACTAGAATGAAGTCTAGTTTACCCAAGGTGTTACATTCTTTGGGTGGACGCACGATGGTAGAAAGGGTTTTAGCTTGTGCAGAACCGCTTGCACCGTCACGGCGAATTGTGATTGTGGGATATCAGGCGGAAGAAGTGAAAGCGGCTATTGAGTCGCCTGAGTTGGAATTTGTGGAACAAACTGTACAGTTAGGAACAGGTCACGCTATCCAACAATTGTTACCACATCTTGAAGGTTATACGGGGGATTTACTGATATTAAATGGGGATGTGCCATTGTTACGCACCGAAACCCTAGAAAAATTATTACAAACCCACCAAGCTAATAACAACGCTGCTACGATTCTCACCGCTAACCTAGCCAATCCCAAGGGCTATGGACGGGTTTTTTGTGATAGTAACAACTTTGTGCAACAAATGGTAGAGGATAAAGACTGCACTCCTTTACAAAGACAAAATCAACGAATTAACGCCGGTATTTATTGCTTCCGTTGGCAAAATTTAGCCAAGGTTTTACCAAATTTACAAGCTAATAATGCCCAGAAAGAATACTATCTCACGGATGCTGTGACCCAAGTTGGTCAAGTGATGGCGGTGGATGTGGAAGATGAGCAGGAAATTTTGGGAATTAACGATCGCCTACAATTAGCTACAGCCTCCGAAATCTTACAACGGCGAGTTAAAGAAAAATGGATGTTAGCCGGTGTCACATTAATCGACCCCAACAGCATTACTATCGATGACACCGTAGAATTACAGCCAGATGTGGTCATTGAACCCCAAACTCACCTGCGGGGAAACACTGTGATTCATTCGGGAAGTCGCATCGGCCCTGGTTGTTTAATTGAAAATAGCCAAATAGGTGAAAATGTCACTGTGCTGTATTCGGTAATTACTGATAGCATCATTCAAGCACAGACGAAAATCGGCCCCTATGCCCATTTACGAGGTCACGCGGAAGTAGGTAATAATTGCCGCATTGGTAACTTCGTAGAATTGAAAAACACCCAACTAGGCGATCGCACCAACGTCGCCCACTTATCATATTTAGGTGATACAACAGCAGGTAGTCAAGTAAACGTAGGTGCAGGAACAATCACCGCCAACTACGACGGCGTGAAAAAACACCGCACCAACATCGGCGATCGCACTAAAACCGGCTCTAACAGCGTCTTAGTAGCCCCCGTCACCTTGGGCAATGATGTATACGTGGCGGCAGGTTCAACTGTAACAGAAGATGTCCCCGACGATTGCTTAGTCATTGCCCGTAGTCGTCAAGTAGTTAAACCGGGCTGGAAGAAAGGAGTCTAG
- a CDS encoding nicotinate phosphoribosyltransferase, with translation MTPFPAWDSHQKPKLDISAADYSLLTDLYQLTMTACYVGEGVEQKRASFELFVRRSPEGFGYLIAMGLAQALEYLENLRFSSEQIAALQATGIFAQASDSFWSLLAEGRFTGDVWAVPEGTAVFANEPLLRIEAPLWQAQLVETYLLNTLNYQTLIATRAARLRDIAGETARLLEFGTRRAFSPQASLWAARAALAGGLDATSNVLAALQLGEQPSGTMAHALVMALSAMEGSEEQAFTAFHRYFPGAPLLIDTYDTVAAAKNLATKVNAGEIELTGVRLDSGDLVSLSQQVRSLLPGVTIFASGDLDEWAIARLKAANAEVDGYGLGTKLVTGTPVNGVYKLVEIDGIPVMKKSSGKTTYPGRKQIFRSFAGNQAQADRLGLVTETPLPTEKPLLQLVVKEGQRLQPPETLAEIRQRTAASVASLPEKTRHLDHAIPLTVEISPALAELIEGVGG, from the coding sequence ATGACACCTTTCCCAGCCTGGGATAGCCACCAGAAACCAAAATTAGACATCTCTGCGGCAGATTACAGCCTGCTGACTGACCTTTATCAATTAACAATGACAGCTTGTTATGTGGGTGAAGGTGTAGAACAAAAGCGGGCTAGCTTTGAGTTATTCGTCAGGCGATCGCCGGAGGGTTTTGGCTATTTAATTGCGATGGGTTTAGCGCAAGCATTGGAATATTTAGAAAACTTGCGTTTTAGTTCTGAACAGATAGCCGCATTACAAGCCACGGGGATTTTTGCCCAAGCTAGCGACAGCTTTTGGTCATTGCTAGCCGAGGGACGGTTTACTGGGGATGTGTGGGCAGTACCAGAAGGAACGGCTGTTTTTGCTAACGAGCCATTGTTGCGAATAGAAGCCCCTCTGTGGCAAGCGCAACTAGTGGAAACCTATCTATTAAATACACTCAACTATCAAACCCTGATAGCTACCAGGGCGGCAAGATTGCGAGATATTGCAGGTGAAACAGCCAGACTTTTAGAATTCGGCACAAGACGAGCATTTAGTCCCCAAGCCTCATTATGGGCAGCCAGGGCAGCCCTAGCCGGCGGGTTAGATGCTACCTCCAACGTGTTAGCCGCGCTACAACTGGGCGAACAGCCGAGTGGTACGATGGCTCACGCCTTGGTTATGGCGTTGTCGGCGATGGAAGGGAGTGAAGAACAAGCATTCACAGCATTTCATCGCTACTTTCCTGGCGCACCATTGTTAATTGATACCTACGACACAGTAGCGGCGGCAAAAAATTTAGCCACAAAAGTCAATGCGGGAGAAATCGAATTAACAGGGGTAAGGCTAGACTCCGGTGACTTGGTGAGTTTATCCCAACAAGTGCGATCGCTCCTACCTGGAGTAACAATTTTTGCCAGTGGCGACTTAGACGAATGGGCAATAGCCAGACTCAAAGCCGCCAATGCAGAAGTAGACGGTTATGGACTAGGCACAAAATTAGTTACAGGTACACCAGTCAACGGTGTGTATAAACTCGTGGAAATTGACGGTATTCCTGTAATGAAAAAGTCCAGTGGCAAAACCACATACCCAGGACGCAAGCAAATTTTTCGCTCATTTGCAGGAAACCAAGCCCAAGCCGACAGACTGGGATTAGTAACAGAAACACCCCTCCCCACAGAAAAACCCCTATTGCAGTTAGTAGTCAAGGAAGGGCAAAGACTACAACCACCAGAAACCCTAGCAGAAATTCGCCAACGCACCGCCGCTTCCGTAGCAAGTTTACCTGAAAAAACCAGACATCTAGATCATGCTATTCCCTTAACGGTGGAAATTTCCCCCGCTTTGGCGGAGTTGATTGAGGGAGTTGGGGGATAG
- a CDS encoding nicotinate-nucleotide adenylyltransferase encodes MKTIALFGTSADPPTAGHQKILRWLSERYDWVAVWAADNPFKSHQTQLIHRAAMLRLLITDIEAPGQNIALEQELSSFRTLETLAKAKARWGEDTEFTLVIGSDLLQQLPRWYRIEELLQQVQLLIVPRPGYEIDQTSLQTVQALGGKIAIASLTGLDVSSTAYREQGNTAAIIPPIAAYINQQHLYKCPDATTKKFQLR; translated from the coding sequence ATGAAAACAATCGCTTTATTTGGTACTAGTGCTGATCCGCCGACAGCAGGACATCAAAAAATTCTGCGGTGGTTGTCTGAACGCTATGATTGGGTAGCGGTTTGGGCGGCTGATAATCCTTTTAAATCTCATCAAACACAGTTGATACATCGGGCAGCGATGTTGCGGTTGTTGATTACGGATATAGAAGCACCAGGACAAAACATTGCACTGGAACAGGAGTTAAGCAGCTTTAGAACTTTGGAAACATTGGCTAAGGCTAAAGCGCGTTGGGGAGAGGATACCGAATTTACTTTGGTAATTGGTTCAGATTTATTGCAGCAACTACCGCGCTGGTATCGAATTGAAGAATTATTACAGCAAGTGCAACTGTTAATTGTGCCGCGACCGGGATATGAGATAGATCAAACTAGCTTACAAACCGTGCAAGCATTGGGAGGAAAAATTGCGATCGCCAGTTTAACTGGTTTAGATGTATCCTCCACAGCTTATCGTGAACAAGGAAACACCGCAGCTATCATTCCTCCCATCGCTGCTTATATTAATCAACAGCATTTGTACAAATGCCCGGACGCAACAACAAAAAAATTTCAACTTCGTTAA
- a CDS encoding CYTH domain-containing protein → MAKEIERKFLVKGDAWRQLAEGSLYRQGYIASQGTTVRVRIVKNQGYLTIKGPTVNYSRSEFEYPIPLADAQEMLDTLCVRPLIEKTRYKINVNDLVWEVDEFAGVNKGLILAEVELTDESQQIELPDWIGEEVSGNPKYYNSYLVKHPFSEW, encoded by the coding sequence ATGGCCAAAGAAATTGAACGAAAATTTTTAGTCAAAGGCGATGCTTGGCGACAGCTAGCTGAAGGGAGTTTGTATCGTCAAGGATACATTGCTAGCCAAGGCACAACAGTCCGTGTTCGCATTGTCAAAAACCAAGGCTATCTCACCATTAAAGGCCCTACTGTTAATTATTCTCGTTCGGAATTTGAGTATCCCATCCCTTTAGCAGATGCCCAAGAAATGTTAGATACATTATGCGTTCGTCCTTTAATTGAAAAAACTCGATATAAAATTAATGTTAATGATTTAGTCTGGGAAGTAGACGAATTTGCTGGAGTTAATAAAGGATTGATATTAGCAGAAGTTGAACTTACTGATGAATCACAGCAAATAGAGTTACCAGATTGGATTGGTGAAGAAGTATCCGGCAACCCTAAATATTACAATAGCTATTTAGTTAAACATCCCTTTTCTGAATGGTAA
- a CDS encoding RNA-guided endonuclease InsQ/TnpB family protein, translating to MLVLEYKIKGTKSQYQSIDEAIRTTQFIRNKAICYWMDAPKEALMNKVALNNYSTALRKEFKFVEELNSMACQSATERAWSAIDRFYGNCKSKVQGKKGYPRFQRDNRSVEYKTSGWSLHPTKRRITFTDKKGIGEVKLLGKWDIHTYPVKSIKRVRLVRKADGYYCQFAIKTEPLSESRIADGEIGLDVGLEYFYSDSDGYHEPNPRFLRKAEKSIKHAQRQIYKKEKGKNKRRKARQKYARKHLKVSRQRSEHAKRIARNVCKVNALVVYEDLRVNNMVKNHCLAKSINDVSWGLFRRWLEYFAIKFQTKLVAVNPKMIPFHEKSDTDVNPKILATSKFFNCELRIANCEL from the coding sequence GTGCTGGTGTTAGAGTACAAAATCAAAGGTACAAAGTCGCAGTATCAATCTATAGACGAAGCTATTAGAACTACGCAGTTCATTAGAAATAAAGCTATTTGTTACTGGATGGATGCACCAAAAGAAGCGCTCATGAATAAAGTCGCTCTTAATAACTACTCAACAGCACTACGCAAAGAGTTTAAATTTGTAGAAGAACTTAACTCAATGGCTTGTCAATCTGCAACCGAAAGAGCATGGTCAGCTATTGATAGATTTTACGGTAATTGCAAATCTAAAGTTCAAGGCAAGAAAGGATATCCGCGTTTTCAGAGAGACAATCGTTCTGTTGAATATAAGACTTCTGGATGGTCACTACATCCCACTAAACGACGTATTACCTTCACTGATAAAAAAGGCATAGGTGAAGTTAAGTTACTCGGTAAGTGGGATATTCACACTTACCCAGTTAAGTCAATTAAGCGGGTTCGGTTAGTCAGAAAAGCAGATGGGTACTATTGTCAGTTTGCAATTAAAACTGAACCATTGAGTGAATCCAGAATTGCTGATGGTGAGATTGGTTTAGATGTTGGTTTGGAATATTTCTACTCTGATTCCGATGGATATCATGAACCCAATCCCAGGTTCTTAAGGAAAGCAGAAAAATCAATTAAACACGCTCAACGTCAGATTTACAAAAAGGAGAAAGGTAAAAACAAACGACGAAAAGCTAGGCAGAAATATGCTCGGAAGCACTTAAAAGTAAGTAGACAACGGAGTGAACACGCTAAGAGAATAGCGCGTAACGTATGCAAGGTTAACGCCTTAGTCGTCTACGAAGATTTAAGGGTGAATAACATGGTGAAAAATCACTGTCTTGCTAAATCAATTAATGATGTTAGCTGGGGCTTGTTCCGTCGTTGGTTAGAATATTTTGCAATCAAGTTTCAGACAAAACTTGTTGCTGTCAATCCTAAAATGATACCATTTCACGAAAAATCTGATACAGATGTAAACCCTAAAATCCTTGCTACATCTAAGTTTTTTAATTGCGAATTGCGAATTGCGAATTGCGAATTGTGA
- a CDS encoding haloacid dehalogenase type II — protein MIDLHQYQAITFDCYGTLIDWETGLLTAIKPILTSHHVNLQDDAILENFADFESQLEQGEYISYREVLQKVVQKFSEKFDFAPTELEINSLANSIQDWQPFADTVAALKLLKQKFQLVIISNVDDDLFAFSAKKLEVEFDQIITAQQVKSYKPSLKNFQQAIEKIKLPTEKILHVAASVYHDIIPAKSLGFSAVWVNRRMGQTGSGATLASIGEPDLEVPDLKTLATYIQ, from the coding sequence ATGATTGATTTACATCAGTATCAAGCCATAACTTTTGATTGCTATGGCACGCTTATAGATTGGGAAACAGGACTATTAACTGCTATTAAACCCATCTTAACCAGTCATCATGTCAACTTACAAGATGATGCAATACTAGAAAATTTTGCTGATTTTGAATCTCAGTTAGAACAAGGAGAATATATTTCATATCGAGAAGTTTTACAAAAAGTGGTACAGAAATTTAGTGAAAAATTTGATTTTGCACCAACAGAACTAGAAATTAATTCCCTAGCGAATTCCATCCAAGATTGGCAACCTTTTGCTGATACAGTTGCAGCGTTAAAATTACTCAAGCAAAAGTTTCAATTAGTGATTATATCTAATGTTGATGATGATTTATTTGCGTTTTCTGCCAAAAAATTAGAAGTAGAATTTGACCAAATTATCACTGCTCAACAGGTCAAAAGCTATAAACCTTCATTAAAAAATTTCCAACAAGCAATTGAGAAAATCAAACTACCAACCGAGAAAATCTTACACGTTGCTGCTAGCGTTTATCATGATATTATCCCCGCTAAATCGTTAGGATTCTCAGCAGTTTGGGTTAATCGTAGAATGGGTCAAACTGGCTCTGGTGCTACACTTGCGTCTATTGGCGAGCCTGATTTGGAAGTTCCAGATTTAAAAACGTTAGCTACTTATATTCAATAG
- a CDS encoding NUDIX domain-containing protein, which translates to MPGRNNKKISTSLNQQPLADFKVGVDNVIFSVDTVQNRLLVLLVMRQQEPFLNQWSLPGTLVRQGESLEDAAYRIMAEKIRVNNLYLEQLYTFGGPERDPREATGSYGVRYLSVSYFALVRFEEAELIADGVTGIAWYPVKEVPKLAFDHNEILAYGHRRLRNKLEYSPVAFEVLPETFTLNDLYQLYTTVLGENFSDYSNFRARLLKLGFLSDTGIKVSRGAGRPASLYKFDADAFAPFKDKPLVFI; encoded by the coding sequence ATGCCCGGACGCAACAACAAAAAAATTTCAACTTCGTTAAATCAACAACCTTTGGCCGATTTCAAAGTTGGTGTTGATAATGTAATTTTTTCTGTAGATACTGTACAGAACCGTCTCTTGGTTCTCTTAGTAATGCGACAGCAAGAACCATTTTTAAATCAATGGAGTCTTCCTGGTACTTTAGTCCGTCAAGGAGAGTCCTTAGAAGATGCAGCCTATCGCATTATGGCGGAGAAAATTCGTGTTAATAATCTTTATTTAGAGCAGTTGTACACCTTTGGGGGGCCAGAACGTGACCCCAGAGAAGCCACTGGTAGTTATGGTGTGCGTTATCTATCAGTTAGTTATTTTGCTTTAGTGAGATTTGAAGAAGCCGAATTAATTGCAGATGGCGTAACTGGGATTGCTTGGTATCCAGTTAAGGAAGTACCGAAACTAGCCTTTGACCATAACGAAATTTTGGCCTATGGTCATAGAAGATTACGCAATAAATTGGAATATAGTCCGGTAGCTTTTGAAGTCTTACCGGAAACATTTACTTTGAATGATTTATATCAGTTGTACACCACAGTTTTAGGAGAAAACTTTTCTGATTATTCTAATTTTCGGGCGCGTCTCCTCAAACTAGGCTTCTTATCTGATACAGGCATCAAAGTATCACGCGGCGCAGGTCGTCCCGCCAGTTTATATAAATTTGATGCCGATGCTTTTGCTCCTTTTAAAGATAAGCCATTGGTGTTTATTTAG
- a CDS encoding nicotinate phosphoribosyltransferase: MAIPRIIASITQYISEAVMRIFAPNDDAYPNIGVQPFTGEPYKKGSAESW, from the coding sequence ATGGCTATCCCCAGAATAATTGCTAGCATTACTCAGTATATTTCTGAAGCCGTAATGCGGATTTTTGCGCCTAACGATGATGCTTATCCCAATATTGGTGTACAGCCTTTTACGGGTGAGCCTTACAAAAAGGGTTCTGCTGAAAGTTGGTAA
- a CDS encoding sterol desaturase family protein: MFEAVAIAWLLLFFGDFLSTFVYHVPEHVFGSLHLKTHHSWKKDFRHYAILTLNVQVLLDGILGALPYLLVAVPLWYFSPIGVILGLLLGQFHVWWRHISVLGWKTPKPIDFLCQILFITTPERHWLHHQKTNLGFGDIFTFFEQPAQIWFRWLRLLRVRLRYSRI, translated from the coding sequence ATGTTTGAGGCTGTCGCTATTGCCTGGTTGTTATTGTTTTTTGGTGATTTTTTATCTACATTTGTTTATCATGTACCAGAACACGTTTTTGGGAGCCTCCATCTGAAAACCCATCATTCATGGAAGAAAGATTTTCGTCACTACGCAATTTTGACATTAAATGTACAGGTGCTTTTAGATGGTATATTAGGAGCCTTACCATATTTATTAGTCGCTGTACCTTTGTGGTATTTCTCTCCTATTGGGGTAATTTTGGGCTTATTATTAGGTCAATTTCATGTGTGGTGGAGACACATTAGCGTTTTAGGTTGGAAAACTCCTAAACCCATCGATTTTTTGTGTCAAATTTTATTTATCACTACTCCTGAAAGACATTGGTTACATCACCAAAAAACAAATCTAGGTTTTGGCGATATCTTTACCTTTTTTGAACAACCTGCACAAATTTGGTTTCGCTGGCTAAGACTTTTAAGGGTACGTCTGCGTTACTCGCGTATTTAA